Proteins found in one Lysinibacillus fusiformis genomic segment:
- a CDS encoding VOC family protein: protein MTLYFDHLVHQVESPENIKVFFNKRNVHTVNGGQHTMWGTYNTLSYFGLSYIEQIAIYDRDLFEQAAQYPYSLHYTFKRDQERQGFSRIALRTKNIEEEGRRLRALGYEVYGPDACSRTRPDGTVVEWKLLHFGEPDLPIDFPFLIEWAEEDEERLAQLKASGAIDVKQAITMESIQFYVKDMQATVQLWQEALQLPEPVQYEQYMSLQLPNMRLDFYKEESAVAMTLGHVKEGPFGVTLKDPKRTKETLVCPGAFYWINR from the coding sequence ATGACTTTATATTTTGATCATCTGGTTCATCAAGTGGAATCACCAGAAAATATAAAGGTTTTCTTCAATAAACGAAATGTCCATACAGTGAATGGTGGGCAGCACACGATGTGGGGGACTTATAATACGTTAAGCTACTTTGGCTTAAGCTATATTGAACAAATTGCTATCTATGATCGTGATTTATTTGAGCAAGCGGCACAATACCCATATTCCCTACATTATACGTTTAAACGTGATCAAGAGCGCCAGGGATTTTCTCGAATTGCCCTGCGCACAAAAAATATTGAGGAAGAGGGTCGGCGCTTGCGAGCATTGGGCTATGAAGTATATGGGCCAGATGCATGTAGCCGAACAAGACCAGATGGCACTGTTGTAGAATGGAAGCTACTGCATTTTGGCGAGCCAGATCTTCCAATCGATTTTCCATTTTTGATTGAATGGGCGGAGGAAGATGAAGAGCGTTTGGCTCAACTAAAGGCAAGTGGTGCCATTGATGTAAAACAGGCTATAACGATGGAATCCATCCAATTCTATGTCAAGGACATGCAGGCAACCGTCCAGCTGTGGCAAGAGGCGTTGCAGCTACCAGAGCCTGTGCAATATGAGCAGTATATGTCACTACAGCTACCGAATATGCGTTTAGATTTCTATAAGGAAGAGAGCGCAGTAGCCATGACACTCGGTCATGTCAAAGAAGGACCATTTGGCGTGACATTAAAAGATCCAAAACGTACAAAGGAAACGTTAGTTTGCCCAGGCGCTTTTTATTGGATAAATCGATAA
- a CDS encoding amphi-Trp domain-containing protein, translating into MQKQNKPMTEVILKHKERQSVAEFAATLETIAKKLKENGEFTFVQGTEPTVVSPSEQLKIEYSYTKKGDKYSFEIELDWYTGTESPKKMTIE; encoded by the coding sequence ATGCAAAAACAAAATAAACCAATGACAGAAGTTATTTTGAAGCATAAAGAACGACAAAGTGTAGCAGAATTTGCCGCAACACTGGAAACAATCGCAAAAAAGCTTAAAGAAAATGGTGAATTCACTTTTGTTCAAGGCACAGAGCCAACTGTTGTTAGCCCTAGTGAGCAGCTCAAAATCGAATACTCCTATACAAAAAAGGGCGACAAGTATTCATTTGAAATTGAATTGGATTGGTATACAGGTACAGAATCACCGAAAAAAATGACGATAGAATAA
- a CDS encoding IclR family transcriptional regulator — MTVKTLKNSLDILECFATTENALGVREISRMMKLPTSVVQRTINTFTEAGYLIQDEHTKKYKLGYKMYLFYDVLSNSKDPHSTIYELMQNLASEINESVFLTYMDNEYGVTTKIAESNKNVKYAVSLGTKTPLYIGASCKVMFAYLDEDRQLELMAFFLEEQSKEEHISFLASLKGELQQIRQNNWCVTVGEYNEHAFGISVPLFNYKKEITASLTISGLVYDLDDQREKNMLEQLVKVAQQIQSHISKL; from the coding sequence ATGACTGTCAAGACATTAAAAAACTCATTGGATATACTAGAGTGTTTTGCCACGACAGAAAATGCATTGGGTGTTCGTGAGATTTCACGCATGATGAAACTGCCGACAAGTGTCGTGCAAAGAACCATTAATACATTTACAGAAGCGGGTTATTTAATACAGGATGAACACACGAAAAAATATAAACTGGGTTATAAAATGTACCTTTTTTATGATGTGTTATCGAATTCCAAAGACCCTCACTCGACCATTTATGAATTGATGCAAAATCTTGCCAGTGAAATAAATGAATCAGTATTTCTTACTTATATGGACAATGAATACGGTGTCACAACGAAAATAGCCGAAAGCAATAAAAATGTAAAGTATGCGGTGTCTTTAGGAACAAAGACACCCCTTTACATCGGTGCTTCCTGTAAGGTAATGTTTGCTTATTTAGACGAGGACAGGCAGCTAGAATTAATGGCCTTCTTTCTGGAGGAACAATCGAAAGAAGAGCATATTTCTTTCCTAGCGTCATTAAAGGGAGAGCTGCAACAAATTCGCCAAAACAACTGGTGTGTTACTGTTGGGGAGTATAATGAACATGCATTTGGCATCAGTGTACCGTTATTTAACTATAAAAAAGAAATCACTGCATCTCTTACGATTTCTGGGCTAGTATATGATTTAGATGATCAAAGGGAGAAAAATATGCTTGAACAGTTAGTGAAAGTAGCTCAGCAAATACAATCACACATTTCAAAATTATAA
- a CDS encoding hydantoinase B/oxoprolinase family protein — protein MKKDVFAVEIIQDSLLAIGDEMFVALARSSMSPVIYEVLDYACGLTDAKGNLISQGNGVTSFIGMLSPMVQRVIEKFDNGEKLHEGDVIIINDPYVGGGSHLSDVGLVLPIFYNGEIIAYSANKAHWTEVGGMDPGSFTSNSNEIYQEGLQLPGVKLYHQGELNDAVYEIISTNVRLPELSIGDMFAQVAALKTGEKRIAELCQKFGAESVKLSIQKLLDKGEKIVEHELQHLPKGEFYAEDFIEGDPLKGGPYPIKVKVTISDEEFICDFRGSHPAVNVPMNCSQFGLMASVRVMFLALLGDIDVINEGVFKRLTIITDDNSIVSAKRPHPVSMNFEARIGAADLIWKALAPHLPERLSAGHLQSVCTFILTGKNPENDESFLIVEPSVGGWGAANDEDGQSGQYCMGDGETYNLPVEIAETKYGIQIDEYSLNCDGAGAGQFRGGLGVRRVYTVNHNGQKVSVNLGRHQFAPFGLNGGGEGSHNYLIIHKKDGTKIGPVGVLANYELQKGDRIELVTATGGGYGHPHERSTEAIERDLLNEYISVDVAKERYGYQNA, from the coding sequence ATGAAAAAAGATGTTTTTGCAGTAGAAATTATTCAAGATTCATTGCTAGCCATAGGAGATGAGATGTTTGTGGCCCTAGCACGCTCTTCTATGAGCCCAGTTATCTATGAAGTATTAGACTACGCTTGTGGTTTAACTGATGCCAAGGGGAATTTAATTAGTCAAGGGAACGGTGTAACGAGCTTTATTGGGATGTTAAGTCCAATGGTACAGCGTGTTATTGAAAAATTTGATAATGGGGAAAAACTACATGAAGGTGATGTCATTATTATCAATGACCCCTATGTTGGAGGTGGATCGCATTTATCGGATGTGGGCTTAGTTCTACCTATTTTCTATAACGGTGAAATTATTGCGTACTCTGCCAATAAAGCACACTGGACAGAGGTAGGGGGAATGGACCCTGGTTCGTTTACAAGTAATTCTAATGAAATCTATCAGGAAGGTTTACAGCTACCAGGTGTCAAACTTTATCATCAAGGTGAGCTGAACGATGCAGTCTATGAAATCATTTCTACGAATGTTCGTTTACCAGAGCTTTCAATCGGTGATATGTTTGCACAAGTAGCCGCCTTAAAAACAGGTGAAAAACGAATCGCAGAGCTTTGTCAGAAGTTTGGTGCGGAATCGGTGAAATTGTCCATTCAAAAATTATTGGACAAGGGTGAGAAAATTGTAGAGCATGAGCTTCAACATCTACCTAAAGGTGAATTTTATGCGGAGGACTTTATTGAAGGGGACCCATTAAAAGGTGGACCTTATCCAATTAAAGTGAAAGTCACAATCAGTGATGAGGAATTTATTTGTGACTTCAGAGGCTCACATCCGGCGGTCAATGTACCAATGAACTGTTCGCAATTTGGTTTAATGGCAAGTGTGCGCGTTATGTTCCTAGCATTACTTGGCGATATTGACGTAATTAACGAGGGTGTCTTTAAACGCTTAACGATTATCACAGATGACAATTCCATTGTTTCCGCTAAACGTCCACATCCTGTATCGATGAACTTTGAGGCACGTATTGGGGCAGCTGATCTAATTTGGAAAGCTCTTGCACCGCATTTACCAGAACGATTATCAGCAGGGCATTTACAGTCTGTTTGTACGTTTATTCTCACAGGGAAAAATCCTGAAAATGATGAATCATTCCTAATTGTTGAGCCATCTGTCGGTGGCTGGGGCGCAGCGAATGATGAGGATGGTCAAAGTGGGCAATACTGTATGGGAGATGGTGAAACATATAATCTTCCAGTTGAAATTGCCGAAACAAAATACGGTATTCAAATTGATGAATATAGCTTGAATTGTGACGGTGCTGGTGCTGGTCAATTTAGAGGTGGCTTAGGTGTGCGTCGCGTTTATACAGTCAATCATAACGGTCAAAAGGTTTCTGTAAACTTAGGTAGACATCAATTTGCGCCATTCGGTTTAAATGGTGGTGGAGAAGGCTCTCACAACTATTTAATCATTCATAAAAAGGATGGAACGAAAATTGGACCAGTAGGCGTACTTGCCAATTATGAATTGCAAAAAGGCGACCGTATTGAGCTTGTTACAGCAACTGGCGGTGGTTATGGTCATCCACATGAACGAAGCACAGAGGCCATTGAACGTGATCTATTAAATGAATATATTTCAGTAGATGTAGCGAAAGAGCGCTACGGTTATCAAAACGCTTAA
- a CDS encoding OPT/YSL family transporter — protein MNNKVLHPRALEPVTLLMIVLTSVVGAIIGIQLITTLGISANTSIVGAIFAMILGRIPIGKLIAFKSVHRQNIIQTAISSATFSAASSLMLPIGIPYVLGYENLVLPLFIGVILAMFVDALLLYKFFDTKIFPAAGTWPPGIATAEAIKAGDKGGKNAKVLIGGVLIGIVGAVLKIPMSAFGVAFIGNIWALSMFGIGLLLRGYSVQLFNIDLNAYYIPHGIMIGAGIVALFQVAFTLLNKRSAKKSEELSYSKDAKEIRQGFGVGFIAYLAIALLIAILGGIITHMSFGMLIGFIIFATIAAFVHELIVGIAAMHAGWFPAFAVAFITLIVGILIGFPAPALALLAGYSAATGVAFADMGYDLKTGFILRGNGSDPALEKEGRKQQMIAGMLAFSISAVVVLLSYKSYFAQGLVAPVNHVYAATIQSGVTGDVAKQLMIWAIPGALIQLIGGSKRQMGILFATGLLLVNPIAGWAVLAGILLRVIFTYVTKGKRESEMTVFAAGVIAGDALYSFFSSILKIGK, from the coding sequence ATGAATAATAAAGTATTACATCCAAGGGCTTTAGAGCCTGTAACTCTACTAATGATCGTCTTAACATCTGTTGTGGGGGCAATTATTGGGATACAACTGATTACGACTTTAGGGATTTCTGCCAATACATCGATCGTTGGGGCAATATTTGCGATGATTCTTGGAAGAATACCGATTGGCAAACTCATTGCCTTTAAATCCGTGCACAGACAAAATATTATTCAAACGGCGATTTCTTCAGCTACATTTAGTGCAGCAAGTAGCTTAATGTTGCCAATTGGTATTCCATATGTATTAGGCTATGAAAATTTAGTATTACCATTGTTTATCGGTGTTATTTTAGCGATGTTTGTCGATGCTTTATTATTATATAAATTTTTCGATACAAAGATTTTCCCAGCAGCAGGTACTTGGCCACCAGGGATTGCAACTGCTGAAGCCATTAAAGCGGGCGATAAAGGCGGTAAGAATGCAAAGGTATTAATTGGTGGTGTATTAATCGGTATCGTGGGAGCTGTTTTGAAAATTCCAATGTCAGCTTTTGGGGTAGCGTTCATCGGTAATATTTGGGCGCTGTCGATGTTTGGAATTGGTCTTTTATTAAGAGGCTATTCTGTTCAATTATTTAATATTGATTTAAATGCTTACTATATTCCACACGGTATTATGATTGGTGCAGGAATCGTGGCTCTTTTCCAAGTAGCGTTTACATTATTGAATAAACGCTCTGCGAAAAAGTCAGAAGAGTTAAGCTATTCAAAAGATGCAAAAGAAATTCGTCAAGGTTTTGGTGTTGGATTTATTGCCTATTTAGCCATTGCATTATTAATCGCCATTTTAGGTGGGATTATTACACATATGTCTTTCGGAATGCTAATAGGATTCATCATCTTTGCAACAATTGCTGCATTTGTCCATGAGCTGATCGTTGGTATTGCAGCGATGCATGCAGGTTGGTTCCCAGCATTTGCAGTAGCGTTTATCACACTGATTGTTGGTATTTTAATTGGTTTCCCAGCACCAGCGCTTGCGTTATTGGCAGGGTATAGTGCCGCTACAGGGGTAGCATTTGCTGATATGGGCTATGACTTAAAAACAGGTTTTATTTTACGTGGAAATGGTAGTGATCCTGCTTTAGAAAAAGAAGGACGTAAACAGCAAATGATTGCTGGTATGTTAGCCTTCTCCATTTCAGCAGTCGTTGTGCTACTTTCGTATAAATCTTATTTTGCACAAGGTTTAGTAGCACCTGTTAACCATGTATATGCAGCTACAATTCAATCGGGCGTTACGGGCGATGTAGCGAAACAATTAATGATTTGGGCGATTCCAGGTGCGTTAATTCAGCTAATTGGTGGTTCAAAACGTCAAATGGGTATCTTATTTGCAACAGGTTTATTACTTGTCAATCCAATTGCTGGTTGGGCTGTATTAGCTGGTATCTTACTTCGTGTTATTTTCACATATGTGACGAAAGGTAAGAGAGAATCTGAAATGACTGTCTTTGCAGCGGGTGTCATCGCTGGAGATGCGTTGTATAGCTTCTTCTCTTCTATTCTAAAAATAGGGAAATAG
- a CDS encoding YezD family protein produces MAQSVKVDDKKLEAIAKAIQNLEFGEVHITIQDGVIVQINRLEKQRFPQKK; encoded by the coding sequence ATGGCTCAGTCGGTAAAAGTAGATGATAAGAAATTAGAGGCAATTGCGAAGGCGATTCAAAATCTTGAATTTGGTGAAGTGCATATTACGATTCAAGATGGTGTGATTGTGCAAATTAATAGGCTTGAAAAGCAGAGATTTCCGCAGAAAAAATAA
- a CDS encoding formate--tetrahydrofolate ligase has translation MTTKNQPLSDLEIASQAVIKPITEIANAAGIPDDALEQYGRYKAKIDPLKITAQGEDAKVVLVSAISPTPAGEGKSTVTVGLADALHQLDKKVMVALREPSLGPVMGVKGGATGGGYAQVVPMEDINLHFTGDLHAITTANNALSAFIDNHIHQGNALNIDPRRIIWKRVMDLNDRALRKVVVGLGGPVQGMPREDGFDITVASEIMAVFCLATSIEDLRERIASIVIGYTFEREPVFVRDLQVEGALTLLLKDAFKPNLVQTLEGTPAIIHGGPFANIAHGCNSIMATQTARKLADIVVTEAGFGSDLGAEKFMNIKARKAGFKPSAVVIVATIRALKMHGGVPKTALVGENVEALLQGIENLAKHVDTVRTFGVEPIIALNRFITDTEAELEAVLNWCQENHVRIARTNVWEEGGKGGLALAEQVLAVLEEENNFSPLYDVTESIEEKVRTIVQKVYGGKDVQFTDQAKKQIAQIEKFGWDSLPVCMAKTQYSLSDQPSLLGRPEGFTITIREVIPKLGAGFLVCLTGDIMTMPGLPKAPAALRMNVDNEGHAVGLF, from the coding sequence ATGACAACGAAAAATCAACCATTATCAGATTTAGAAATCGCTAGTCAAGCAGTGATCAAACCTATTACGGAAATTGCCAATGCTGCGGGTATTCCAGACGATGCCCTTGAGCAGTATGGACGCTACAAAGCAAAGATCGATCCATTAAAAATTACAGCTCAGGGCGAGGATGCAAAGGTTGTATTAGTCTCAGCCATTAGTCCAACCCCAGCAGGTGAAGGGAAGTCGACGGTAACGGTAGGACTGGCAGATGCCCTTCATCAATTAGATAAGAAAGTGATGGTTGCTTTACGTGAACCATCATTGGGTCCCGTAATGGGCGTAAAAGGTGGAGCAACTGGCGGTGGCTACGCACAGGTAGTACCGATGGAGGATATTAATTTACATTTCACTGGTGACCTTCATGCGATTACAACAGCTAATAATGCTTTATCTGCATTCATTGATAATCATATCCATCAAGGGAATGCATTAAACATTGATCCACGACGCATTATTTGGAAGCGTGTAATGGACTTAAATGATCGTGCCCTTCGTAAGGTAGTGGTGGGATTAGGTGGTCCTGTTCAAGGCATGCCGCGCGAGGACGGCTTTGATATTACGGTTGCCTCTGAAATTATGGCGGTATTCTGTTTAGCAACAAGCATTGAGGATTTACGCGAGCGCATTGCAAGTATCGTGATTGGCTATACTTTTGAGCGTGAGCCTGTCTTTGTGCGTGATTTACAGGTAGAGGGTGCCTTAACACTATTATTAAAAGATGCCTTTAAGCCAAACTTAGTCCAAACATTAGAGGGAACACCTGCCATTATCCATGGTGGTCCATTTGCGAATATTGCTCATGGCTGTAATTCCATTATGGCGACACAAACAGCTCGTAAGCTAGCTGATATTGTGGTGACAGAAGCGGGCTTCGGCTCTGATTTAGGTGCTGAAAAATTCATGAACATTAAAGCCCGTAAAGCTGGCTTTAAACCAAGTGCGGTAGTTATCGTAGCGACAATTCGTGCATTAAAAATGCATGGTGGTGTACCGAAAACAGCGCTTGTAGGTGAAAATGTGGAAGCACTTCTACAAGGAATTGAAAACTTAGCTAAACATGTTGATACAGTTCGTACATTTGGCGTTGAACCAATTATTGCCTTAAATCGTTTTATCACGGACACAGAAGCTGAGCTAGAAGCTGTTCTGAACTGGTGTCAGGAAAATCATGTTCGTATTGCTCGTACAAATGTCTGGGAAGAGGGCGGTAAAGGTGGTCTAGCCCTAGCTGAGCAAGTACTAGCTGTGCTAGAGGAAGAAAACAACTTCTCACCTTTATACGACGTAACAGAATCGATTGAAGAAAAGGTACGTACGATTGTGCAAAAGGTATATGGCGGGAAAGATGTACAATTTACAGACCAAGCTAAAAAACAAATTGCCCAAATCGAAAAATTCGGCTGGGACTCTCTTCCGGTTTGTATGGCGAAAACACAGTACTCTTTATCAGATCAACCAAGTTTACTTGGTCGTCCAGAAGGCTTTACCATCACAATTCGTGAAGTTATTCCAAAGCTTGGTGCAGGCTTCTTAGTGTGCCTAACTGGCGATATTATGACAATGCCAGGACTTCCAAAAGCACCTGCTGCCCTACGTATGAATGTCGATAATGAAGGACATGCGGTAGGATTGTTCTAA
- a CDS encoding hydantoinase/oxoprolinase family protein, translating to MKIATDIGGTFTDLVFTDEKGNLHFDKGHTTPGHFEDGILNVLGRHVTEDSLIESFIHGSTVIINTLTERKGGVVGLITTKGFRDIIEIARGNRPDLYNFKYKKPEPFVERYLRQEIDERIDFKGNIMKALNTEEVGDIVHKFKELGVEAIAISLIHGYKNPIHEQQLKEAILKIWPEVYITLSSETIKEYREYERTNTTVLNSYVKPIAHAYLKSLKEKLSTIGITDHLKIMQSNGGTTSFDKAMELPINLVESGPVAGMFGAAKLGQLLNESNIIAFDVGGTTAKCSLITDGKVNVTTDYYIEKNEKFAGYPIKTPVVDIVEIGNGGGSIARVDQFGSLKVGPDSAGANPGPVAYGLGNTQPTITDANVYLGRLSLENFDNPVSIDKVEEALVEAIAKPFHVSAEEAAQGILDIANSNMLNALKLISIRKGYDPEDFTMVAFGGGGPLHAINLAEELGMKKVIIPYGSSVFSALGMMMTEYRQDYIQTSLMGFDHHHLAAIQENIDQVIANAYADAPLSKDHYYFEINYDLRYKGQEHAVKLNASTITLDEEGLLELAEAFHIKHKQEFSFDLPATPIELVNLHLTIYGKDEAVQFKELDFSSIDGSTCVKAQRNLYVKGTGWVEVNVYDQQKLVPGYVITGPAIVENPTSTVVINDKQSIEIDKYGNLIVEMEGK from the coding sequence TTGAAAATCGCAACAGATATTGGCGGTACTTTTACCGACCTAGTTTTCACAGATGAAAAAGGAAATCTTCATTTTGATAAGGGCCATACGACACCTGGTCATTTTGAGGATGGCATATTAAATGTATTAGGACGACATGTAACAGAAGATTCTTTAATTGAATCATTTATTCATGGATCGACGGTTATCATCAATACATTAACGGAAAGAAAAGGGGGCGTAGTCGGGTTAATTACAACAAAAGGCTTCCGTGACATCATAGAAATTGCTCGTGGAAATCGACCAGACTTATATAACTTTAAATATAAAAAGCCAGAACCATTTGTAGAGCGTTATTTACGACAAGAAATTGATGAGCGAATCGATTTTAAAGGAAATATTATGAAAGCGCTTAATACCGAGGAAGTTGGCGATATCGTTCATAAATTTAAGGAATTGGGTGTTGAGGCGATAGCCATTTCCTTAATACATGGCTATAAAAATCCAATTCATGAACAACAGTTAAAAGAAGCTATTTTAAAAATTTGGCCTGAAGTGTATATCACACTTTCAAGTGAAACGATTAAAGAATACCGAGAGTATGAAAGAACAAACACAACGGTCCTTAATTCTTATGTAAAGCCCATTGCACATGCCTACTTAAAAAGCTTAAAAGAGAAATTAAGCACAATTGGCATTACAGACCATTTAAAAATTATGCAATCGAATGGCGGAACAACAAGCTTTGATAAAGCGATGGAGCTGCCAATTAACCTTGTAGAATCTGGTCCAGTAGCAGGTATGTTTGGGGCAGCAAAATTAGGCCAACTTCTCAATGAATCCAATATTATCGCCTTTGATGTGGGTGGGACGACAGCAAAATGCTCGCTTATTACAGATGGCAAAGTCAATGTCACAACAGATTACTATATTGAAAAAAATGAAAAATTTGCAGGTTATCCGATTAAAACACCTGTAGTGGATATTGTTGAAATCGGCAATGGAGGTGGCTCCATCGCACGTGTAGATCAGTTTGGCTCATTAAAGGTTGGACCAGATTCTGCGGGGGCAAATCCAGGACCTGTAGCATATGGCTTAGGGAATACACAGCCAACAATTACAGATGCCAATGTTTATTTAGGAAGATTATCCTTAGAAAACTTTGATAACCCAGTATCTATTGACAAAGTGGAGGAGGCTCTTGTTGAAGCAATTGCGAAACCATTTCATGTGTCAGCAGAAGAAGCAGCACAAGGTATTTTAGATATTGCAAACTCCAATATGTTAAACGCACTGAAGCTGATCTCTATTCGTAAAGGCTATGACCCTGAAGATTTTACTATGGTGGCATTTGGTGGTGGTGGCCCACTACATGCGATTAACCTAGCAGAAGAACTAGGCATGAAAAAAGTCATTATTCCTTATGGTTCATCCGTCTTCTCAGCATTAGGAATGATGATGACTGAATACCGACAAGATTATATTCAAACAAGTTTAATGGGGTTCGATCATCATCATCTAGCGGCGATTCAAGAAAATATTGATCAAGTGATTGCCAATGCCTATGCAGATGCACCATTATCAAAGGATCATTATTATTTTGAAATTAATTATGATTTACGCTATAAAGGTCAAGAGCATGCCGTTAAATTAAATGCATCAACTATTACGCTTGATGAAGAGGGGCTACTAGAATTAGCTGAAGCCTTCCACATCAAACATAAACAAGAGTTTTCTTTTGATTTACCAGCTACACCAATTGAGCTAGTCAACTTACATCTTACAATCTACGGTAAAGATGAAGCGGTTCAATTTAAAGAGCTAGACTTCTCATCTATCGATGGTTCCACATGTGTCAAGGCACAACGCAATTTATATGTGAAGGGAACAGGTTGGGTAGAGGTCAATGTCTATGACCAACAAAAATTAGTACCTGGTTATGTCATTACGGGTCCTGCTATTGTGGAAAATCCAACATCTACGGTCGTAATCAATGACAAACAATCGATTGAAATTGATAAATACGGCAACTTGATTGTAGAGATGGAGGGGAAATAA
- a CDS encoding cold-shock protein, with protein MQQGIVKWFNNEKGYGFIECDDGEDVFVHFTGIQEEGFRTLEEGQKVSFDVVEGNRGPQASNVVKR; from the coding sequence ATGCAACAGGGGATCGTAAAGTGGTTCAATAATGAAAAGGGTTATGGCTTTATTGAATGTGATGATGGCGAAGATGTATTTGTTCATTTTACGGGCATCCAGGAGGAAGGCTTCCGTACACTTGAAGAAGGTCAAAAGGTTTCATTTGATGTTGTGGAAGGCAATCGTGGACCCCAAGCATCAAATGTTGTAAAACGATAA
- a CDS encoding DUF917 family protein, with amino-acid sequence MAKGLSYEDGIAAVYGGAILGGGGGGLLEEGLKLVEEIFAAGEPQIVDINELNQEDLVACVAMVGAPSAVDQYISNEQLCWSYRNMNNHTNQRLKGIITNENGAITTINGWLQSVLLNVPVVDAPCNGRAHPTGIMGSLNLHEQQGYQSVQFYAGGKDDFAVQGFVEGNLHSTAKTARQASILAGGLVGVTRNPVTIDYLQKHGAPNAITMAIELGYRFLNGQIFEEKLANVLQHLNGVHIVSGEVMNYSLMKDNGFDVGKLSVGDYHLTFWNEYMTLSKEGQVQSKFPDLIMTFDTDKMMPVPSASIQEGMHVAVIHVDQSNLKLSSTMQNEALLQEIDEVIKDVL; translated from the coding sequence ATGGCAAAAGGATTATCGTATGAGGATGGGATTGCTGCGGTTTATGGAGGAGCGATCCTTGGTGGAGGCGGCGGTGGTCTCCTAGAGGAAGGACTCAAGCTAGTGGAGGAAATCTTTGCAGCAGGAGAACCTCAAATCGTGGATATTAACGAATTAAACCAAGAAGATTTAGTTGCCTGTGTGGCAATGGTAGGTGCGCCATCAGCAGTCGATCAATATATTTCGAATGAACAGCTTTGTTGGAGCTATCGCAATATGAACAACCATACCAATCAACGTCTAAAGGGCATCATTACCAATGAAAATGGTGCCATCACGACGATTAATGGCTGGTTGCAGTCCGTCTTATTAAATGTACCTGTTGTAGATGCTCCCTGTAATGGGCGAGCACATCCAACAGGAATCATGGGTTCTTTAAATCTCCATGAACAACAAGGTTATCAATCCGTACAATTTTATGCAGGAGGGAAAGATGACTTCGCCGTCCAGGGCTTTGTGGAAGGGAATTTACACAGCACCGCAAAAACAGCACGCCAAGCGTCTATTTTAGCAGGCGGGCTCGTAGGGGTAACTCGAAATCCTGTGACGATTGACTATTTACAAAAACATGGAGCGCCAAATGCGATTACAATGGCCATAGAGCTTGGCTATCGCTTCTTAAATGGACAAATCTTTGAAGAAAAATTAGCCAATGTGTTGCAGCATTTGAATGGCGTACACATCGTATCAGGTGAAGTCATGAATTATTCGTTAATGAAGGATAATGGCTTTGATGTAGGAAAATTATCAGTGGGTGATTACCATCTAACGTTCTGGAATGAATATATGACGTTATCGAAGGAAGGACAGGTACAATCTAAATTCCCAGACCTCATCATGACGTTCGATACGGATAAAATGATGCCTGTTCCAAGTGCAAGTATTCAAGAGGGGATGCATGTCGCAGTTATTCATGTAGACCAATCGAACTTAAAATTAAGTTCAACAATGCAAAACGAAGCACTTTTACAGGAAATCGATGAAGTGATCAAAGACGTTCTATAA
- a CDS encoding flavin reductase family protein, whose translation MTDLVAAFKLALGNYPTGVTVVTTCHDTKPIGLTVNSFASVSIDPLLILWSLDKKSQLHPYFTAAPNFAVNILASDQEHLCTLFASKIPDRFAQAQWSTSSFELPILHDTAANLQCKTFQQIDAGDHTIFIGQVVDITNAQKEPLLYHRRHIGSIPKSFYS comes from the coding sequence ATGACAGATTTAGTAGCTGCTTTTAAATTAGCATTAGGTAATTATCCTACAGGCGTAACAGTTGTCACGACATGTCATGACACAAAACCTATTGGCTTAACCGTCAATTCCTTTGCATCTGTTTCAATCGACCCGCTCCTTATTTTGTGGTCACTCGATAAAAAATCTCAGCTCCATCCTTATTTTACGGCTGCGCCAAATTTTGCGGTCAATATTTTAGCGAGTGATCAAGAACATTTATGTACACTATTTGCAAGTAAAATCCCTGATCGCTTTGCACAAGCACAGTGGTCAACTTCCTCTTTTGAACTACCGATTTTACATGATACAGCAGCTAATTTACAATGTAAAACGTTTCAGCAAATTGATGCTGGCGACCATACCATTTTTATTGGGCAGGTGGTAGACATTACAAATGCTCAAAAAGAGCCTTTACTTTATCATCGCCGTCATATCGGTTCTATACCAAAAAGCTTTTATAGCTAG